In the Topomyia yanbarensis strain Yona2022 chromosome 3, ASM3024719v1, whole genome shotgun sequence genome, one interval contains:
- the LOC131687664 gene encoding uncharacterized protein LOC131687664: MSLERRLGQNPGLYNEYKAFMQEYEDMGHMVSIAAEDLHKVKYFIPHSCVVKPDSTSTKVRVVFDASAKTTSGVSLNDIQIVGPTIQRELFDQLIEFKTHDKVLMADIAKMYRLILITDQDTWLQCILWRYSPEKSLKAYRLMTVTYGEASSSFLACRELHEVAEKYREINPNIANIIQQSFYVDNLMIGASTTTELMSMKQHIEQALLRHGFPLRKWAANDMCALAGIPEQDLKPLIQVGDQEVIKTLGVAWNPNKDVFQFISVNATSKALKALTKRQMVSKILRLYDPLGLVQPVIVTAKILMQELWTNNISWDDEVPDYVFNAWMKYEALLAELKHIEVPRMTIPSQTIVLDLHGFSDASEKAYGYAIYLHSIDLRGNESTKLLCAKARVTQLKKVTLPRLELLAAVLLAELAVKRFSGGFELDKIHEPTLGNIYQERNHEDTRLHET; the protein is encoded by the exons ATGTCGCTCGAGCGGCGACTTGGACAGAATCCAGGACTGTACAACGAATACAAAGCCTTCATGCAAGAATATGAAGATATGGGACACATGGTGTCCATCGCCGCAGAGGACCTTCACAAGGTTAAATACTTCATTCCGCATTCATGCGTAGTGAAACCCGATTCCACTTCTACTAAGGTAAGAGTAGTGTTCGACGCTAGTGCCAAGACGACTAGCGGGGTATCCCTCAACGATATTCAAATCGTGGGACCCACCATTCAAAGAGAATTGTTTGATCAACTGATCGAATTCAAAACACACGACAAGGTACTGATGGCCGATATAGCTAAGATGTATCGGTTAATACTGATTACAGATCAAGACACTTGGTTGCAATGCATTCTGTGGCGATACAGCCCAGAAAAATCATTGAAAGCATACAGATTGATGACTGTCACGTATGGTGAAGCATCTTCTTCATTTTTGGCCTGTAGGGAACTGCACGAAGTAGCCGAAAAATATCGAGAGATAAATCCAAATATCGCTAATATTATTCAACAATCATTTTACGTTGACAACCTTATGATCGGAGCATCAACCACTACGGAGTTGATGAGCATGAAACAACACATTGAACAGGCATTACTGCGCCACGGATTTCCGCTACGAAAGTGGGCAGCAAACGACATGTGCGCTCTGGCAGGGATACCAGAACAAGACTTGAAGCCTCTGATCCAAGTTGGAGATCAGGAGGTTATCAAAACATTAGGAGTCGCCTGGAATCCTAACAAAGACGTATTCCAGTTTATCAGTGTCAACGCAACAAGCAAGGCCTTGAAAGCCCTCACCAAGAGACAAATGGTCTCCAAAATACTAAGGTTATACGATCCATTGGGCTTAGTACAACCCGTGATCGTAACAGCAAAAATTTTGATGCAAGAATTATGGACTAACAATATTAGCTGGGACGACGAAGTTCCAGACTACGTTTTCAATGCATGGATGAAGTATGAGGCATTACTTGCCGAACTGAAACACATAGAAGTACCTCGGATGACGATTCCGAGCCAAACAATCGTGCTAGACTTGCACGGATTTAGCGATGCATCTGAAAAGGCGTACGGATACGCCATATATCTACACTCAATCGATTTGAGGGGCAACGAAAGCACAAAATTGCTGTGCGCGAAAGCAAGAGTGACTCAACTGAAAAAAGTCACACTGCCTCGCTTAGAGCTCTTGGCGGCGGTACTATTGGCAGAGCTCGCTGTCAAG CGATTCTCAGGTGGATTTGAGCTGGATAAAATCCACGAGCCCACGCTGGGGAACATTTATCAAGAACGGAATCACGAAGATACACGACTCCACGAAACCTGA